A window of Polyodon spathula isolate WHYD16114869_AA chromosome 30, ASM1765450v1, whole genome shotgun sequence contains these coding sequences:
- the birc2 gene encoding baculoviral IAP repeat-containing protein 2: MGTPFFYLLKMEILKSNTFFMNLMRNNAPVDLRYDHSSELFRMSTFAKFPASGAVLERSLARAGFYYTGVGDRVQCFCCKVTVENWQAGECPAERHKRQSPDCPFVQGLASSSSLLSSSHSAFSPPLQSLLLSQISNSTAPALIEQPVGYFSNRFTSIPPSPLSSHGVEDVCQQRPATSQHPRMRREQDRLDTFTNWPLANITPSELAKAGFFYLGQGDRVACFSCGGNLSNWEPGDRAMSEHQRHYPSCRFARGDGTDNIPLPASIITSLNVSNPVMQLCEERLLTFVNWPTRIPVRPDQLAKAGFYYVGRNDDVKCFCCDGGLRCWESGDDPWVEHAKWFPRCEYLLQEKGQDFVHQIQARFPRLFEQLLANGDQSSREFSDPAVVHLGLGEVRSEDAVMMNTPVVKAALDIGFDRNLVKQTVQSKILSTGENYKTVQELVTDLLNAEDEKREEEKERLAEEMASDGFTFLKRHRLVLTQRLKSVKSLMDHLREQSEITQKEYDMIISNSSVKQQTAQLLDVVLSKGNAPAEVFKNWIQKNDIYLLRDLMAQPNEDSPSQDLSDMTMEEQLRRLQEERTCKVCMDKEVNIVFIPCGHLVVCKECAPSLRKCPICRGMVKGTVRTFLS; encoded by the exons ATGGGCACCCCTTTTTTTTACCTTCTCAAAATGGAGATACTAAAAAGCAACACATTCTTTATGAACTTAATGCGCAACAATGCCCCAGTGGACCTGCGCTATGACCATTCCTCTGAACTCTTTCGTATGTCTACCTTCGCCAAATTCCCTGCCAGCGGTGCCGTGTTGGAGAGGAGTCTTGCGAGAGCTGGCTTTTATTACACTGGGGTGGGAGACCGTGTTCAGTGCTTCTGCTGCAAAGTGACAGTGGAGAACTGGCAGGCAGGAGAATGCCCTGCTGAAAGGCATAAGCGCCAGTCTCCCGACTGCCCTTTTGTTCAGGGGCTGGCCTCAAGCTCCAGCCTCCTGTCTTCCTCGCACTCCGCTTTCTCCCCTCCTCTTCAAAGCCTCCTGCTCTCTCAGATCTCTAACTCGACTGCCCCCGCGCTTATTGAGCAGCCAGTGGGTTATTTCAGCAACCGCTTCACCAGCATCCCTCCCAGCCCCTTGTCCTCTCATGGCGTGGAGGATGTGTGTCAACAACGCCCGGCCACCTCTCAGCACCCCAGGATGCGCCGTGAGCAAGATCGCCTGGACACCTTCACGAACTGGCCCCTGGCTAATATCACCCCCTCGGAGCTGGCCAAGGCAGGATTCTTCTACCTGGGACAGGGTGATAGGGTGGCGTGCTTCTCTTGCGGTGGAAATCTAAGCAATTGGGAGCCAGGAGACAGGGCCATGTCAGAGCACCAGAGGCACTACCCCTCCTGCCGTTTTGCGAGGGGTGATGGAACCGATAACATTCCCCTTCCGGCATCCATCATCACCTCCCTCAATGTGTCCAATCCTGTCATGCAGCTGTGCGAGGAAAGACTGCTCACGTTTGTCAACTGGCCGACAAGGATTCCTGTGCGACCTGATCAGCTGGCCAAAGCTGGCTTTTATTACGTGG gTCGAAATGATGATGTGAAGTGCTTCTGCTGCGACGGTGGATTGAGGTGCTGGGAGTCAGGTGACGACCCATGGGTGGAGCATGCAAAATGGTTTCCAAG ATGTGAGTATCTTCTGCAGGAAAAGGGTCAAGATTTCGTCCATCAGATTCAGGCCAGGTTCCCACGTCTCTTTGAGCAG TTGTTGGCAAACGGGGACCAGAGTTCTCGTGAATTTTCTGATCCAGCAG TGGTTCACCTTGGGCTCGGAGAGGTGAGGTCTGAGGATGCAGTCATGATGAACACCCCAGTGGTGAAGGCAGCTCTGGATATTGGGTTTGACCGAAATCTTGTGAAGCAAACGGTCCAGAGCAAAATACTGAGCACGGGCGAAAACTACAAAACCGTCCAGGAACTCGTAACTGATCTCCTCAACGCTGAAGACGAgaaaagagaagaagaaaaagagagacTTGCAGAGGAAATGGCTTCAG ATGGCTTTACCTTTCTAAAGAGGCATCGTCTTGTCTTGACTCAGCGACTTAAAAGCGTCAAAAGTCTGATGGATCATTTACGAGAGCAGTCTGAAATAACCCAAAAAGAATATGACATGATCATCAGCAACTCGTCAGTCAAACAGCAGACTGCTCAGCTCCTTGACGTAGTCCTTTCCAAAGGGAATGCTCCTGCTGAAGTGTTTAAAAACTGGATCCAAAAGAATGATATCTACTTATTAAGAGACTTAATGG CGCAACCAAATGAGGACTCTCCCAGTCAAGATCTgtcag acATGACCATGGAAGAACAGTTGCGGAGGCTGCAAGAGGAACGCACCTGCAAAGTGTGCATGGACAAGGAAGTCAACATTGTATTCATCCCCTGTGGGCACTTGGTAGTCTGCAAAGAATGTGCCCCTTCCCTACGCAAGTGTCCTATCTGCAGAGGCATGGTGAAGGGCACTGTGCGCACATTCCTGTCCTAG